A portion of the Faecalibacterium sp. I3-3-89 genome contains these proteins:
- a CDS encoding energy-coupling factor transporter ATPase: MSETILTAENLKFRYDSEQPGYALNGVSMQVRRGEFVAVLGANGCGKSTLAKHFNAILLPEEGKVYVEGMDTADEDKLYDIRQTVGMVFQSPDNQIVATVVEEDVAFALENLGVPPEEMRRRVDDAMKMAGIYEFRERAPHNLSGGQKQRVAIAGVVAMRPDCLILDEATAMLDPRGREQVMQTIHHLNKDMGITVVSITHYMEEAAQADRVLVMSGGKVVMEGTPKEVFSQTEKVRALRLDVPQAAELRDELVKAGIPLPEGIIDTGECAQALYELLK; the protein is encoded by the coding sequence ATGAGTGAAACGATACTGACAGCAGAAAATTTAAAGTTCCGCTATGACTCGGAGCAGCCGGGCTACGCGCTCAACGGCGTCTCCATGCAGGTCCGGCGGGGCGAGTTCGTGGCCGTGCTGGGCGCGAACGGCTGCGGCAAGTCTACCCTTGCCAAGCATTTCAATGCCATCCTCCTGCCGGAGGAGGGCAAGGTGTACGTCGAGGGGATGGACACCGCCGACGAGGACAAGCTCTACGACATTCGCCAGACCGTGGGCATGGTGTTCCAAAGCCCCGACAACCAGATCGTGGCGACGGTGGTGGAAGAGGACGTGGCCTTTGCGCTGGAAAACCTCGGCGTCCCGCCGGAGGAGATGCGCCGCCGCGTCGATGACGCCATGAAGATGGCGGGCATCTACGAGTTCCGGGAGCGGGCGCCCCACAACCTCTCAGGCGGCCAGAAGCAGCGCGTGGCCATCGCAGGCGTCGTTGCCATGCGGCCCGACTGCCTCATCCTCGACGAGGCCACCGCCATGCTCGACCCCCGGGGCCGTGAGCAGGTGATGCAGACCATCCACCACCTCAACAAGGACATGGGCATTACCGTGGTGTCCATCACCCACTACATGGAGGAGGCCGCACAGGCCGACCGTGTGCTGGTGATGAGCGGGGGCAAAGTGGTGATGGAGGGCACGCCGAAAGAGGTGTTCAGCCAGACCGAGAAGGTCCGCGCCCTCCGCCTCGATGTGCCGCAGGCCGCAGAGCTGCGGGATGAGCTGGTCAAGGCCGGCATCCCCCTGCCCGAGGGCATCATCGACACCGGCGAATGCGCACAGGCTCTGTATGAGCTGCTGAAATAA
- a CDS encoding class I SAM-dependent methyltransferase: MRPADTWKDYELLDATDGNRLERWGETLLVRPDPQVVWKTPQQSPLWAKADAVYHRSNQGGGEWEYRRRLPEKWKISCGEGEDKLTLIVSPTGFKHTGVFPEQAVNWAWYAKKIRAAGRPIKVLNLFGYTGGATLACAAAGATVCHVDASKGIVAWGKDNAAASGLADRPIRWLVDDCAKFVAREKRRGNTYDGIIMDPPSYGRGPGGEIWKLEDCIYDLISQCEEVLSDQPLFFAVNSYTTGLSPAVMEYMLKTTLVPRFGGQTSCDEIGLPVSATGGVVPCGATAIWEE, encoded by the coding sequence ATGCGCCCTGCAGATACATGGAAAGACTACGAGCTGCTGGATGCCACCGACGGCAACCGGCTGGAACGCTGGGGTGAGACGCTGCTGGTCCGGCCTGACCCGCAGGTGGTGTGGAAGACGCCCCAGCAAAGTCCTCTCTGGGCCAAGGCAGACGCCGTCTACCACCGCTCCAATCAGGGCGGTGGTGAGTGGGAGTATCGCCGCCGTCTGCCCGAGAAGTGGAAGATCAGCTGCGGCGAAGGGGAGGATAAGCTGACCCTCATCGTCAGCCCCACCGGCTTCAAGCACACCGGCGTCTTCCCCGAACAGGCCGTCAACTGGGCGTGGTACGCAAAGAAGATCCGCGCCGCAGGCCGCCCCATCAAGGTGCTGAACCTCTTCGGCTACACCGGCGGTGCCACGCTGGCCTGTGCGGCTGCCGGGGCCACCGTCTGCCATGTGGACGCCTCCAAGGGCATCGTGGCATGGGGCAAGGACAACGCCGCCGCCAGCGGCCTTGCAGACCGTCCCATCCGCTGGCTGGTGGACGACTGCGCCAAATTCGTCGCCCGCGAGAAGCGGCGGGGCAACACCTACGACGGCATCATCATGGACCCGCCCAGCTATGGCCGCGGCCCCGGCGGCGAGATCTGGAAGCTGGAAGACTGCATCTACGACCTTATCAGCCAGTGCGAGGAGGTCCTGAGCGATCAGCCGCTCTTCTTTGCCGTCAACAGCTACACCACCGGTCTGTCGCCCGCCGTCATGGAATATATGCTCAAGACGACGCTGGTGCCCCGCTTCGGCGGGCAGACCTCCTGCGACGAGATCGGCCTGCCCGTCTCCGCTACCGGCGGCGTCGTGCCCTGCGGCGCGACGGCGATCTGGGAGGAATAA
- the glmM gene encoding phosphoglucosamine mutase: MGKYFGTDGVRGVAGADLTCEMAMLIGRGAAAVLTSSTGHKPHILIGKDTRQSGDMLEAALTAGLCSVGADVESLGVVPTPAVAYLVRKYNADAGVVISASHNPMEFNGIKIFAGTGYKLPDDVEEEIEAHIDDKCAGIPLATGDGVGRVTCRIDGIKDYVEHLYESIGGDLSGLNVCIDCANGASAEVARQLFPRLGAKCTFLGVSPDGRNINAGVGSTHLDNLEKAVVEGGFDCGIAFDGDADRCLACDEKGQELDGDKIIALLAMAMKDKGRLDGNTAVVTVMSNLGFVKYMESQGINTEKTAVGDRYVLENMRENGYAIGGEQSGHVILLHHATTGDGELTAGKLLRLLAESGKKMSELNGIYAQYPQVLVNVVANAAQKAAYKADEVLAGFIENEEQKLMGMGRVLVRVSGTEPKIRVMVEGQDLEAIDCCAKRIVEKINKRILEGLEG; encoded by the coding sequence ATGGGAAAGTATTTTGGTACCGATGGTGTGCGCGGCGTGGCCGGTGCAGATCTGACCTGTGAGATGGCGATGCTCATCGGACGCGGCGCTGCCGCCGTGCTGACCAGCAGCACCGGCCACAAGCCCCACATCCTCATCGGCAAGGACACCCGCCAGTCCGGCGATATGCTGGAAGCTGCCCTGACGGCCGGCCTGTGCAGTGTGGGCGCGGACGTCGAGAGTCTGGGCGTCGTGCCCACCCCCGCCGTAGCCTATCTGGTGCGCAAGTACAACGCCGACGCCGGTGTCGTCATCTCGGCCTCCCACAACCCGATGGAGTTCAACGGCATCAAGATCTTCGCCGGGACCGGCTACAAGCTGCCGGACGATGTGGAAGAGGAGATCGAGGCACACATCGACGACAAGTGTGCGGGCATCCCGCTGGCCACCGGCGACGGTGTGGGCCGTGTGACCTGCCGCATCGACGGCATCAAGGACTACGTCGAGCATCTGTATGAGTCCATCGGCGGCGACCTGTCGGGCCTGAACGTCTGTATCGACTGCGCCAACGGCGCGTCCGCCGAGGTGGCCCGGCAGCTGTTCCCCCGTCTGGGCGCAAAGTGCACCTTCCTCGGCGTCAGCCCCGACGGCAGGAACATCAACGCCGGTGTGGGCAGCACCCATCTGGACAATCTGGAAAAGGCTGTCGTCGAGGGCGGCTTCGACTGCGGCATCGCCTTTGACGGCGACGCCGACCGCTGCCTCGCCTGCGACGAGAAGGGGCAGGAGCTTGACGGCGACAAGATCATCGCCCTGCTGGCGATGGCGATGAAGGATAAGGGCCGTCTGGACGGCAACACCGCTGTCGTTACGGTCATGTCCAACCTCGGCTTCGTCAAGTATATGGAGTCTCAGGGCATCAACACCGAAAAGACCGCCGTAGGCGACCGCTACGTCCTCGAGAATATGCGGGAGAACGGCTACGCCATCGGCGGCGAGCAGAGCGGCCACGTCATCCTGCTCCACCACGCCACCACCGGCGACGGCGAGCTGACCGCAGGCAAGCTGCTCAGGCTGCTGGCCGAGAGCGGCAAGAAGATGAGCGAGCTGAACGGCATCTATGCCCAGTACCCGCAGGTGCTGGTGAATGTCGTGGCCAATGCTGCCCAGAAGGCTGCCTACAAGGCGGACGAGGTGCTGGCCGGTTTCATCGAGAACGAGGAGCAGAAGCTGATGGGCATGGGCCGCGTGCTGGTGCGGGTGTCCGGCACCGAACCGAAGATCCGCGTCATGGTGGAGGGTCAGGACCTCGAGGCCATCGATTGCTGCGCCAAGCGCATCGTGGAGAAGATCAACAAGCGCATCCTCGAGGGGCTCGAGGGTTAA
- the ruvB gene encoding Holliday junction branch migration DNA helicase RuvB: MQDETALYGAKMMQPGMTAADSEENNLRPQHLEDYIGQEKVKQNLKIYLEAAKRRGEPMDHILLYGPPGLGKTTLAGIIANEMGVQIRITSGPAIEKPGDLAALLTNLQEGDVLFIDEIHRLSRQVEEVLYPALEDYALDIMIGKGPSAQSIRINLPRFTLVGATTRAGQITGPLRDRFGVLLKLELYSPDELSRIIIRSAGILDQPITPEGAYELAKCSRGTPRVANRFLKRVRDFATVLGDGVIDQEVALLSLKRMDVDTLGLDELDRSLLRAIIEMYSGGPVGLETLAAALGEEAVTLEDLCEPYLMQMGFLTRTPRGRCATRLAYEHLGLKAPESGSAEDNGQQSLF, from the coding sequence ATGCAGGACGAAACCGCGCTCTACGGCGCAAAAATGATGCAGCCCGGGATGACGGCGGCGGACAGCGAGGAAAACAACCTCCGCCCCCAGCACCTCGAAGACTACATCGGACAGGAAAAGGTCAAGCAGAACCTGAAGATCTATCTCGAAGCGGCCAAGCGCCGGGGCGAGCCGATGGATCACATCCTGCTCTATGGCCCGCCGGGTCTGGGCAAGACGACGCTGGCCGGCATCATCGCCAACGAGATGGGGGTGCAGATCCGCATCACCAGCGGCCCGGCCATCGAGAAGCCCGGCGACCTCGCCGCCCTGCTGACCAATCTGCAGGAGGGCGACGTCCTCTTTATCGACGAGATCCACCGCCTTTCCCGGCAGGTGGAAGAGGTGCTCTACCCGGCGCTGGAGGATTACGCGCTGGACATCATGATCGGAAAAGGCCCCAGCGCCCAGAGCATCCGCATCAATCTGCCCCGCTTCACGCTGGTGGGCGCGACCACCCGCGCGGGCCAGATCACCGGCCCGCTGCGGGACCGCTTCGGCGTGCTGCTCAAGCTGGAGCTTTACAGCCCCGATGAGTTGAGCCGCATCATCATCCGGTCGGCAGGCATCCTTGACCAGCCCATCACCCCCGAGGGCGCTTACGAGCTGGCAAAGTGCAGCCGGGGCACGCCCCGCGTGGCGAACCGCTTCCTGAAGCGGGTCCGCGACTTTGCCACGGTGCTGGGCGACGGCGTCATCGATCAGGAAGTGGCGCTGCTGAGCCTCAAGCGGATGGACGTGGACACACTGGGTCTGGACGAACTGGACCGCAGCCTGCTGCGCGCCATCATCGAGATGTACAGCGGCGGGCCGGTGGGTCTGGAAACGCTGGCCGCTGCCCTCGGCGAGGAGGCTGTGACGCTGGAAGACCTGTGCGAGCCGTATCTGATGCAGATGGGCTTCCTGACCCGGACGCCGCGGGGCCGCTGCGCCACCCGGCTTGCTTACGAACACCTCGGCCTGAAAGCGCCTGAGAGCGGCAGCGCCGAGGACAATGGACAACAGAGCTTATTTTAA
- the ruvA gene encoding Holliday junction branch migration protein RuvA yields MIYSLTGKIIKKTLNAVVICCGGVGYYAQCPASVAGALPGVGKEATIYTVMSVTENDVSLYGFASEEQQACFELLTSVSGVGAKVGLAILSVMEPDRVALAISAGDHKAFKAASGVGPKLAQRIVLELKDKVAKGFAGGIDLENVAGAAADTAAAQGAGQAIAALVSLGYSQSEAALAVSKIDGTLPVEEIIKLALRSMAGRR; encoded by the coding sequence ATGATATACAGCTTAACCGGAAAGATCATCAAAAAGACCCTGAACGCTGTGGTCATCTGCTGCGGCGGCGTGGGGTACTACGCCCAGTGCCCGGCCAGCGTGGCCGGTGCGCTGCCCGGCGTGGGCAAGGAGGCCACCATCTACACCGTGATGAGCGTCACGGAGAACGACGTCAGCCTCTACGGCTTTGCCAGCGAGGAGCAGCAGGCCTGCTTTGAGCTGCTCACCTCGGTGTCGGGCGTGGGCGCGAAGGTGGGTCTGGCCATCCTGAGCGTCATGGAGCCGGACCGTGTGGCGCTGGCCATCTCGGCGGGCGACCACAAGGCGTTCAAGGCTGCGTCCGGCGTCGGCCCGAAGCTGGCCCAGCGCATCGTGCTGGAGCTGAAGGATAAGGTGGCCAAGGGCTTTGCAGGCGGCATCGACCTTGAGAACGTAGCAGGCGCGGCTGCGGATACCGCCGCTGCGCAGGGGGCAGGGCAGGCCATCGCCGCGCTGGTGTCGCTGGGCTACAGCCAAAGCGAGGCCGCGCTGGCCGTCTCCAAGATCGACGGCACGCTCCCCGTGGAAGAGATCATCAAGCTGGCGCTGCGCAGCATGGCGGGCAGGAGGTAA
- the ruvC gene encoding crossover junction endodeoxyribonuclease RuvC, which yields MRVLGIDPGYAIVGWGVVDYAGNRFAPVDFGAVCTDAGVPFERRLDEVYAGIREVIEQTRPEALAIEKLFYQHNQTTVIGVAEARGVILLAAAQAGLPIYEYTPMQVKQAVTGYGKAVKKQVQEMTRVLLHLPAIPKPDDTADALAMAITFCHTNGSQLNRFVRRVPGPI from the coding sequence ATGAGAGTATTGGGCATCGACCCGGGCTACGCGATCGTGGGCTGGGGCGTGGTGGACTATGCGGGAAACCGCTTTGCACCGGTGGATTTCGGCGCGGTGTGCACGGACGCCGGTGTGCCGTTCGAGCGGCGGCTGGATGAGGTGTATGCAGGCATCCGGGAGGTCATCGAGCAGACACGGCCAGAGGCGCTGGCCATCGAAAAGCTGTTCTACCAGCACAACCAGACCACCGTCATCGGCGTGGCCGAGGCGCGCGGCGTCATCCTGCTGGCGGCGGCGCAGGCGGGGCTTCCCATCTACGAGTACACCCCCATGCAGGTCAAGCAGGCCGTTACCGGCTACGGCAAGGCCGTGAAAAAGCAGGTGCAGGAGATGACCCGCGTTCTGCTGCACCTGCCCGCCATCCCCAAGCCCGACGATACCGCCGACGCGCTGGCGATGGCCATTACCTTCTGCCACACCAACGGCAGCCAGCTCAACCGCTTCGTGCGGAGAGTGCCCGGCCCTATCTGA
- a CDS encoding GNAT family N-acetyltransferase — protein MTFLETNRLRLRNVSPKDAIQMVDYRNNERCSKYQRGQTKDYKDIVTLIERNKDNALNIASPTMISVALRETDVMIGEIVVMPNEGTISLGYTFSYKVHRNGYAYEALSSLIEYLHKHYPQWDFICFTERENIPSMSLLKKLGYTNLGYLPSKNSQVFGKWLRQDTLEEITSAVR, from the coding sequence ATGACCTTTTTAGAAACAAATCGGCTCAGACTAAGAAATGTAAGTCCTAAAGATGCGATTCAGATGGTTGATTATCGAAATAACGAGCGATGCTCGAAATATCAACGAGGCCAGACGAAAGATTATAAGGATATTGTTACTTTGATCGAGCGTAATAAAGACAATGCCCTGAATATCGCATCGCCGACTATGATTAGTGTTGCATTAAGAGAAACGGATGTCATGATTGGCGAAATCGTCGTTATGCCTAACGAGGGCACAATTTCTTTAGGGTACACATTTTCTTATAAAGTTCACCGAAACGGTTACGCCTATGAAGCCTTGTCCTCTTTAATTGAGTATTTACACAAGCACTATCCTCAGTGGGATTTTATCTGTTTTACTGAAAGAGAGAACATTCCAAGTATGAGCCTTTTGAAGAAGCTGGGATATACGAATTTGGGTTATCTGCCGTCAAAGAATTCTCAAGTATTTGGAAAGTGGCTTCGCCAGGACACATTAGAAGAAATCACAAGTGCGGTTCGATAA
- a CDS encoding type II toxin-antitoxin system prevent-host-death family antitoxin, with the protein MMQTFVRPSRDLRNHYAEISEMLKDHDHVIITNHGRGESVLINIEDYAKYEEFLHQRYVAEALAKAKQQAADPDTQWADHESVWETLGKQYDV; encoded by the coding sequence ATGATGCAGACATTCGTTCGCCCTTCCCGGGATCTGCGCAACCATTACGCCGAAATTTCGGAGATGCTCAAAGACCACGACCATGTGATCATCACGAATCATGGCCGTGGAGAATCAGTTCTCATCAACATTGAGGACTACGCCAAGTACGAAGAGTTTTTGCACCAGCGGTATGTTGCCGAGGCACTTGCCAAGGCAAAGCAGCAGGCGGCAGACCCCGACACGCAGTGGGCAGACCACGAGAGCGTATGGGAGACGCTAGGCAAGCAGTATGACGTATAA